The following nucleotide sequence is from Podospora bellae-mahoneyi strain CBS 112042 chromosome 1 map unlocalized CBS112042p_1, whole genome shotgun sequence.
GTTAGCTAGGCGTTATCAAGAGTCATAATgttggaaagagaaaggaaTCCACACCATTTATGTTGACAAAACCATCGTATTGTCCTATCAGACCTTCTGAGGCATCGGTGATGTCCCATACGCAGACGCAGAGGCCGATGTTTGGAATGACTTTGTTGGCATATTTCTCATTGATCTTGTCCTCGATGGCTTCAAGACTGGTCTTGTAGAAGTCTTGGGGCTTGAGCTGCACCAGATCGGCGATTTTGGTCTTGGGAAGTCGATCAAAGATGTGTTAGTCGCTATCTTCCTCGAGGTCCAATTATGGATAAAACCAGGAAATTGATGAGACTCACGACAATCCACATCTTGGCGAGATATTAATTCGGCTTATTGATTATGAAAGTATAATCGCGAgttttgatgatgtgggGTGAATAGTGTGGTGAAGTCGAGTTGGCTAAGGTGGGATTAACCTTCCAAAGCAAGTGAGCCAGATGTATAGTTTATTCCTGAAATTGACTGTACGGGTTTCAAGAAGTGGTGGGCGACGACGAATGAAGACAAGATGGTCAATGCAGAAGGTTATGAAAATCAAGCAAGAATTATAGTTGGGTATCACTGTGGTTGGCTTTCTCTACAAATCTACAAAACTTTTGCGATTGTTGATATGGAGTCTAGTCTCTTAAAATTCATCCCACACATCTGACCGTGACTGACTGACCTTGCCTCGGTGAGACGACTCACCTTTCGGGAAGCCCACTTGCAGCTCAATTCTGCCCCAGGAACCCCTGCAGCAGCCCCTTGACCGCCTTTGGATCCTGCGCTAGCGCCACCTTTGACGTTTCTTCTTTAGACACCGCTGGTCCACAACCGTTGCGCCTTTCCCTCTTTCCCGACACCTCTCGAGCCAAACCCACAGTGAAACTACCCGTCATCAAAGCctgttttctcttttctgactctgcctctgcctcttccccGTTGGCTTTTCTGTTCTTCCTTGTAGAGACACAGCACTGCACAGAGATACCCTTTTCATCGTTCTCCCGAGCCTGCGTCTTTCCGAACTATCGGATTTCAAGTGAAGCCTCAATCCGTCATCAACTGGAGCCTGGAAAGTCGTCCAGCATATCGCGTCTCTCACATCTTATTTAACAGCATCATTCTCGAAAACCACGTCTCGATCGATCATGTCGTATAATTACGGacccccaccgcctcctccacaaccagcaccaccgagCAGTTCTCCGACTGGTTATAATTCTTATGGCGCGATGCGTGGAGGGCAtggtgggagggggcgtGGAGGTCACGGAAACGGCGATCGCGGTGGCTTTCACCAACCTGCACCTGCATATGGCTACGGGCAACCCCAATACGGCCCTCAGGCTCCGGGTCCTTACGCGGGACCGCATCCCGCTCAACCAGGCtatcctcaacaacctcagcaACAGTGGCACCCCGAGCAtggtcagcaacagcagcacgCTCAGCACTCATcttctcaaccaccacacgGGTCACTTCCTGCTCAAAACTACCACCCCAACTACGCTCCGCAGATTTATCAACCACAGGCACCCTACGGATCTCAACCACAATACCCTCACGCAGGCCCTCCTCCCTACGGCCCGGGTTATCCAACAGGAGCACCCCATCAAGGTCCTCCAGCTCAACAGTGGGGCAGTCATCCTCAACAAACACCTCCTACGTCAGGACCgtatggtggaggtgggcgaGGTGGTCGCGGCGGTTATAACAACGACCGCGGTGGACCCAAAGGGCAAATGATGGGACCCCCCATCCGGATAGGATTTGATAACAGCAactctcaaccaccccccgcTCCAGTGAGCGCACCATACCCACCTCAACCTTACGGTGGACCTCACGGTCCTCCTGCACCGTACGCTGCGCCGTACTCCGcatatcctcctccagcaccataCATGCCTGGGCCAGCGCCATTTGACGGCCATACTGGTCACAATCCCCGCCATCACAATCGTGGCGGTGGTTTTCATAGCAATTCCAAAAACCGTTCCCACTTTGGTGGCGACAAGCATCGCAATCGCAACCAAAACAAGGGACAGGCCTCCCAGACCCCTCCGACCCATCATCAGAAGCCTGATGCTGCGTCGGcgagcaaaaagaagaagcgcaagaCTAACACACTGGGCCTAACACCTGGAGATGAGTCTGAGGAAGACTTGGAGAATGAAGAAGAACGTCTGACCGAGTTGATCGGCGCCGAGGCCCCAAAGTAAGTCTTGTCCTGTCCATGAGTTGGGCCCCTTGCTAACTTTACACAGTCCCCAAACCTCGGCCGAACTTGCTGCGTGGATTGC
It contains:
- a CDS encoding uncharacterized protein (EggNog:ENOG503P0F4; COG:S), whose amino-acid sequence is MSYNYGPPPPPPQPAPPSSSPTGYNSYGAMRGGHGGRGRGGHGNGDRGGFHQPAPAYGYGQPQYGPQAPGPYAGPHPAQPGYPQQPQQQWHPEHGQQQQHAQHSSSQPPHGSLPAQNYHPNYAPQIYQPQAPYGSQPQYPHAGPPPYGPGYPTGAPHQGPPAQQWGSHPQQTPPTSGPYGGGGRGGRGGYNNDRGGPKGQMMGPPIRIGFDNSNSQPPPAPVSAPYPPQPYGGPHGPPAPYAAPYSAYPPPAPYMPGPAPFDGHTGHNPRHHNRGGGFHSNSKNRSHFGGDKHRNRNQNKGQASQTPPTHHQKPDAASASKKKKRKTNTLGLTPGDESEEDLENEEERLTELIGAEAPNPQTSAELAAWIAERRAKFPTKAKIEAAKKATGKTQNGDASKDSESDLVQKAEKLRKQLKKVESSIKRKREQQDEGDEMRDLHLSSSPSTDSKSDDEKPEVMSTRQDSNNLPPPPRKADPTKHCKYYSTGGNCGKRGKCRFVHDATVREAALREREMNGGRMTLQQRLTLNDKEQEDLTIVKTVKYLQDKGLVPKPASGSAAAAAQPESSTAPQPQPPTVAKKEPGNGLPPIPPVPKYAGWNMNGFGNTGGRSSEQ